A genomic region of Tamandua tetradactyla isolate mTamTet1 chromosome 2, mTamTet1.pri, whole genome shotgun sequence contains the following coding sequences:
- the SIT1 gene encoding signaling threshold-regulating transmembrane adapter 1, with translation MSRVDNCTDLLLPGIPSMAQAWGLWAILGAVTLLLFISLVAHLSQWTGCRSKSYQKQGRSEGSVEEVPLYGNLHYLQTGRLSQEPGPDPQDSTSGGPARAAEEVMRYTSLQLRPPQGRTPSPGTPIKYSEVVLDSEPKPQASGPERELYASVCAQTRRGRTSFPDEAYANSQPAPT, from the exons GAATCCCCTCCATGGCCCAGGCTTGGGGATTGTGGGCTATTTTAGGGGCCGTGACGCTCCTGCTTTTCATTTCACTGGTTGCACACTTGTCCCAGTGGACAGGTTGTCGGAGCAAGAGTTATCAGAAGCAGGGACG CTCTGAAGGGTCTGTGGAAGAGGTCCCCCTATATGGGAACCTGCATTACCTGCAGACAG GACGGCTGTCTCAAGAACCAGGGCCAGACCCTCAAGATTCAACCTCTGGAGGCCCTGCTAGG GCTGCAGAGGAGGTGATGCGCTATACCAGCCTGCAGCTTCGGCCCCCTCAGGGCCGGACCCCCAGCCCTGGGACCCCCATCAAGTACTCGGAGGTGGTGCTGGACTCTGAGCCAAAGCCCCAGGCCTCGGGCCCCGAGCGAGAGCTCTACGCCTCAGTGTGTGCCCAGACCCGCCGAGGCCGGACTTCCTTCCCGGACGAGGCCTACGCCAACAGCCAGCCTGCACCCACCTGA